Proteins from a single region of Deltaproteobacteria bacterium:
- a CDS encoding glycerol dehydrogenase, translated as MLGTTVFPGRYVQGHGAIESLGSEMTRFGRRALVVSGPVVSAGLLPGFLGSIEEAIDTRVAEFGGECTEEEIARLSEISKQTACEVIAGVGGGKTLDTAKAVADEVKRPVVVVPTIASTDAPCSAISVIYTPSGGFKRYLFLPKNPDLVLVDTGIIASAPVRFLVSGMGDALATRFEAESCRAKHAKNTAGGVGTMTSYALARLCYETLLEHGVAAKLACEAHVVTPALDHIVEANTLLSGLGFESGGLAAAHAIHNGLTVLEGTHGSYHGEKVTIGVLASLILTDKPKNIIDEVFSFCEAMGLPTTLADIGLKGVSDEELMEVSEAACAEGETIHNEPIPVVPRMVLSALRALDAHGRYRKKSRVGQ; from the coding sequence ATGCTTGGTACAACCGTCTTTCCTGGTAGGTATGTTCAAGGCCATGGGGCGATTGAGTCCTTGGGATCGGAAATGACCAGATTCGGCAGGAGGGCGCTTGTCGTCAGCGGCCCTGTAGTGAGTGCCGGCTTGCTGCCGGGCTTTCTGGGATCGATCGAGGAGGCCATAGATACGAGAGTAGCCGAGTTCGGTGGGGAATGCACCGAAGAGGAGATAGCACGACTGTCGGAAATATCGAAACAAACCGCATGTGAGGTGATAGCAGGGGTGGGTGGAGGAAAGACACTCGATACGGCCAAAGCCGTTGCCGATGAAGTCAAGAGGCCGGTCGTGGTCGTTCCCACGATTGCATCGACCGACGCACCCTGCAGTGCCATTTCGGTTATCTATACACCCTCGGGCGGGTTCAAGCGCTATCTGTTCCTCCCGAAGAACCCCGATCTGGTGCTGGTCGACACGGGGATCATAGCATCCGCCCCGGTCAGGTTCTTGGTGTCAGGCATGGGCGATGCCCTGGCAACACGGTTCGAGGCAGAGTCGTGCCGAGCGAAGCACGCGAAAAATACGGCAGGGGGGGTAGGCACGATGACCTCTTACGCCCTGGCACGTCTCTGTTATGAGACGCTGCTCGAGCACGGTGTGGCTGCGAAGCTCGCCTGTGAAGCGCACGTGGTCACGCCTGCGCTGGACCATATCGTGGAGGCGAATACCCTGCTGAGCGGCCTGGGTTTTGAGAGCGGGGGACTGGCGGCTGCCCACGCGATTCATAACGGCCTGACGGTGTTGGAGGGGACGCACGGTTCCTACCACGGTGAAAAGGTCACGATCGGGGTATTGGCCTCCCTGATACTCACCGACAAACCCAAAAACATAATCGATGAGGTTTTCTCCTTCTGCGAAGCCATGGGTCTCCCGACAACCCTTGCCGACATCGGGCTGAAAGGTGTGTCGGACGAGGAACTGATGGAGGTATCTGAGGCCGCTTGCGCTGAAGGGGAAACGATTCACAACGAGCCGATTCCTGTTGTGCCCAGGATGGTTCTTTCGGCCCTGAGAGCCTTGGATGCGCACGGGCGATACAGGAAAAAGTCTAGAGTCGGACAGTAG